The genomic window gctggaagagaccaacaaggatcatcgagtccagctcttaagtgaatggaCCACACAGGAATCAAACCTGCAACCTTGGCCTTGTCAGCACAATGCTCAAACCctgtatatatataatatataatatataatatataatatataatatataatatgtaATATATAATATGTAATATGTaacatataatatataatatataatatataatatacaatatatataatgtatattatatataatatatataatatatattatatctataacatatataataatatatatagatatatataatagaatcataggatACGCAGAGTTGGCAGGGACCCATATAAAAATGGAACAATTCCTGTGAACAGCTTTAacctttctggttttgtgttttggttctggtttgtttgtttgttttgtttcttcttctccttctgtgTTTGTTGCAGTTGAATTTCCAGCAGTCCTGTTAAACACCTCAACAGGAGAGATTGAATCTGAATTCCACATGTATGTCCAGCCCCAGGAGAATCCTATTCTCTCTGGATTCTGTACAGGACTAACTGGCATAACACAGGTAATTGTGCTTTAACATTATTTTACAATGGTATAATTGCTAtttactgttttatttaaagagGCCCATAAAaggctaaaaagaaataaacctcAAATGAATTTCAGTGCATTCTAACACATACATGCTTCTTGTTCTGTTCCATGAAGGATCAAGTGGACAAAGGGGTGCCTCTCAACATTTGCTTATCACAGTTTTTGAAATGGATTCAAAAGAtacaaaaggagaagaaaattataTTCAGTACAGACAGTCAAAGTATTTCTACTTCAGAAGCAAAAGCATGTGCCTTTGTTACTTGGACAggtaaataacattttaatttactttttctgcACAGTAATAACATTAGGTGGCACTAGTGAGATTGTGTCCTCACTTCTAGGCAGCCAAAATCCTGTTATTAGGtattaaaaaaatggaatatTGGGATAAGACTGAAAATAGGAAATCCATGGAATCCCGACGTGTTCGCTGCATCTTTGACTCCAGGATCTGACATTGttacatttttctgctttacaTAGGGAACTGTGTGACCATTCTTAGTGTGTCTAAATGATTTAATGATGGCCTTTGAGATCTTTAACTGTCTGAAGTTATTTACTAACAACAGGGGTTTGCTTCTCCTGGTGTCCTGTTGCAGCAACCCCGGTGTTTTCCATGGACAACGACTTCACACACAGGATGCTGACAGTGTGTTGGTGTTGTGTCCCTTTATGTAGATTTTTAGGCCACATTATGTGGATTTTAGGCCAGTTCTGTAGTGGTGGATTGACTGTGGTTTTCCCTGCACAGACTGGGACCTGGGCGTGTGTTTGCACTACGAGTGTAAAAGGAAGCAGCTGCGCAAACCCGACATCCTGAATTCCTGGATTGATCTCAAAGCAACGTACAGGGTGAGAAGACTGAGAGACTGAAACGTTTCTACCCATCCTCACCTCAAGGGCTGACTGCACCTGAGCTTACAAGGCGATGCTCTATGTCCCAGTGACCAGAGTAACCTGGGATTTTTTTCGTGTTGTTATCGCTTAATAACCAACTGCCCTAGACCTGTAGGAATTTGAACAGAAATCTTAATGCCAGGAAAAGATTGTTTTTTGATAAAAGAATGATAATCCTTTTATCATTTTTGAGCTGCTCTTCCTTTCCTGACAGTTTTTGCTCTCCTTGCttcctaacttttttttttttgtgtgctcTTATTGCTGCCTTATATTGCTGTGTAGGAAGTCATCATCATAGTCTGTTTAGAAGTACTTAGAGGTACCTTACACATAGGCAGCAGAATTAGGTCTCTAAAGATAAACAGTGTGACTATTCCCCCTTTCTAGGGATCAAATCAGATACCAGGAGTAAGTAGTAATACTCACTTTTTTCACTTACCAAAAAAATCCATACCTGTGCCAAATATATTCATGCCCATGCCTTTGACTGCATATTGTGCAACAGTTTAAACACCTCAAGGTATTATTTATAGTTGTATTCTTCACTGCTGGTCTGCTAAGACTCGTCAAGGTAAGCCATAGAGTGCAGACAAATGACTCCACAGCTCAGACAGAATGGATTTGCTTAAAACTGAGAGAAGGGATTCATGGTTCTTTCCATTCTGATTTCTTACAGGGTTAAGTCACTTACGGTCTGATCCTCACTGTAAAATGCCAACCCAACTTGCTTAATGGCCTTGTGAGATTTATTATTCATAAGGGGATATTTCTGAAATGGCTTTGCTTCACTAGGGAAAGGTTTTGAAATGCTTCATGCTAAGCACCTGCATTTCTTTCCTCAGGCCTTCTACAACAGAAAGCCTAAAGGGCTAAACGGAGCTTTGCAGGATTTGGGGATAGCTTTTGAAGGACGGGAACATTGTGGTAAGTATGATGATCCTCACTTTTATACATTAATGTATATATCTTATAAAGCTAAATACTACTATTTAGCTTTAGTTAGCTAACTTAACCTAAAGCAGCTAGTTAATAGTAGTCATTACTCTGAGCAGTAACTCTTGCTTCAGGTTATGCCATGTTCTGTCCAACAAAccatcaaaacaaaaaaggcaaaatgctTCCAAGATCAGTTTGTTATTTCTAACCTCATACTTCATTTCTGAAATCTCTTCTACTGCTACTGAGTGCATGTTCACAAGATCAATTTATGAATTGCTGGGATGCAAAAGAAAAGAGGTGGACAGAAGATAAAGAAACTTGATTTTACCTGATAGCTCAGCATGTTAATGttagagaattccagcacaatatggtttggttttttttttttttttttttttttggagctgATTAGTAAAACAGAGCAAAGATATTTAAAATTGTGAATAGATATTCAGCTCTGTGGATAGTACTTCAGATGTTTCAGCACAGGGAATTATTTGGAATTTTCTACTTCCATTTCCTGTTTTTGAACTAGATGACGAAGTGTCACAGTTCTGTGACTCCTTGTCATTTATGTAAGGGTCACCTAGGTTACATTTTTCCTCTAATAAGAACTATCCCCAGTAGCAGTTTGAAAAGAAGACATTAATATAACCATGCTTTTGAAGGGTTGGATGATTCCCGGAATACTGCTCGTCTTGCTTGGAGGCTGATTTGTGATGGATGTGTGCTGAAAGTTACTAAATCTTTGGATAAGGTCAGTCACTGCTTCGTATCTTCCGGCCTACTTGCTTTGTAGCCTGGAACAGATGAAAGGTGAGCTATTCAAATAATAAACCCAGCATCCTGACTATGATTTGGAAAGAACATCCTTAGGCTGATACACTTATTAATTTTGTGCATTTATTCCCAAAATGTCTGGGTATTCACTTTCCAAAATCTGCTTTTGTTTATGGACTCCCCAGGCACATCAGAACTGTAATTTAATTTCCAGAACACTGACTGGAAACTTCACTGACAAAACTCCACTGGGAAGAAAGAGCAGACCTGAAACATCTAGAGATGGAACTTGTGAAACAAACTCTCTGGGTCAGAACAAACACAACAGTATTGCTGGAAACAAGATAAATTCTAATGTACAGACTGGGGAACAGCAGATCACTTGCACTGATCCCTCTGCAGATGTCTGTGTTGtacccagcagcagctcaaggactGAATTCCACGCTCAATCCCAAAGCTCTTCAGCATCATCTACTGACAGATTTCCTGTTCCTCTTGGTCTGGCACAGCCACGTCCCAGTCCTGCATCAGCAGGCAtccagcagggatggagcattgggcagcccctgggaacAGCCAGACCCAGCCTCCCAGTACAGGGATCAGGGCTGGTGCTTGTCTCCACCACCATCCCCTCAGTTACTCTCTCCAGTGGGGACATCAGCACCAGTTCTGAGTGCTTGTCTCTGCTGACAGACTGGGAAGACGTTGCTTTGATACCAGAATCTCAGTATGAACAAAATTCAGACTCTGTTCAGCTCAAGGATGACTCAAATACAGATAATCTAACAGTGCTTGAAGAAAAATCTATTTCAAAACAATTGGCTGTGACAAGTTCAGATAATCAGAGTTTGGAGGAAAGTGTAGCACCCATGGAACCTCTGAAGTGTGTTGTTTACAAAAGTCCTGATACTACAATCTATAATATAGGGCCAGTACAAAGGCAGACTTCAAAATTTTCAGCTTTTAAGTTACCATCTGCAAAGGGAAATGCTGTTTCAGCACATTCAGCATTAATTGGAAATTACTCTACTCCTTTGGAGACTCCTAAAAGAAAGCCAGCTAGTCCAAAAACATGCCCACCAGCAAAAAAACAGTCTTTTCATATATATCAAGAGAAAACTTCCTCTTTTGATCACTCCTTACCTTTGAGAAGTTTGAATATTCCCAGAGTATCTCCTGCTGTTCTGAACTCCACAGTCAATTGGAATCAGTCTGTAAGAGCTGTGAGAAATGGAAAACCAACTCCCCCTCTGTGTAACTGTGGTCGAAGAGCCAAAAAACTCTGTGTGTCAAATGGTGGCCCAAATCATGGCAGAGCATTTTTTTGTTGTCCTGTTGGCAAGCAAGGAGGTAATAAGAAAAGTTGTGGATACTTCAAGTGGGAATCTGCACTTCTGAAAGAGAAGTCTAATGGTCTCACCGTGAGTGCAGATGCTTTGACCTCTCTTGGAACTGTTTCTAGTAATACAGAAAATTCTtccaaaaaaaagtatttgtgtCTTAGACCCTCTATGAGAACTTGAAAATGGATACAGTTTTTTGTCTGAATGCTAAACTCTTTAAATTTCATGCTTAATGTAGTCAGGACAGTCAAATGATGTCAGATATATATTCTCAGAATGGGACAAAAAGGACACTTCTTGGTTAAGATACCTAGAAAGGGAAGTTGctcaaacacacaaaaatatcAGCAGATCATAAAGTAACTCCTTAATGAAGTGTGAGAGAACAGATAAAACTATTAGTGCTAAAATTAGAGTATGAGCAGCTGTTGCTACAATCTTAAATTTCTGTTCCagcatattttaaatactttactAGTCTAATCCTTAAATATTTCAATGACAGATTttatttgcactttttttctaaatatactTGTTATGCCTACAACTTTAAAATTTTTGAAACttctgaaacattttaaaatctctttagGTGTCACATCAAAAGTGATTCTTGAAGCTCTTACAGGGCTTTTTATCCTTTAAGTAACAATAAAGGTAAGACACCGACATTTCATTAAATACTTTATTTAACACACATTACTGTTGTGCTCTTGCCTCCCTGAGTTTCCCATTTCATTTGTATCAGTGTCTGCTTTAGCTCTTAGTGTAGCCCCTGGACAGACAAATAGTGGCAATCAGGTAAGATTGTATTCAAAACTAAACTAAGAAGCATATAGTGTGATGTCTTTTACTTGACATTACTGTGTAAATCTG from Aphelocoma coerulescens isolate FSJ_1873_10779 chromosome 14, UR_Acoe_1.0, whole genome shotgun sequence includes these protein-coding regions:
- the ERI2 gene encoding ERI1 exoribonuclease 2 yields the protein MYVQPQENPILSGFCTGLTGITQDQVDKGVPLNICLSQFLKWIQKIQKEKKIIFSTDSQSISTSEAKACAFVTWTDWDLGVCLHYECKRKQLRKPDILNSWIDLKATYRAFYNRKPKGLNGALQDLGIAFEGREHCGLDDSRNTARLAWRLICDGCVLKVTKSLDKAHQNCNLISRTLTGNFTDKTPLGRKSRPETSRDGTCETNSLGQNKHNSIAGNKINSNVQTGEQQITCTDPSADVCVVPSSSSRTEFHAQSQSSSASSTDRFPVPLGLAQPRPSPASAGIQQGWSIGQPLGTARPSLPVQGSGLVLVSTTIPSVTLSSGDISTSSECLSLLTDWEDVALIPESQYEQNSDSVQLKDDSNTDNLTVLEEKSISKQLAVTSSDNQSLEESVAPMEPLKCVVYKSPDTTIYNIGPVQRQTSKFSAFKLPSAKGNAVSAHSALIGNYSTPLETPKRKPASPKTCPPAKKQSFHIYQEKTSSFDHSLPLRSLNIPRVSPAVLNSTVNWNQSVRAVRNGKPTPPLCNCGRRAKKLCVSNGGPNHGRAFFCCPVGKQGGNKKSCGYFKWESALLKEKSNGLTVSADALTSLGTVSSNTENSSKKKYLCLRPSMRT